The following are from one region of the Halorussus rarus genome:
- the lrp gene encoding HTH-type transcriptional regulator Lrp, which translates to MTYENLDVELVNALLDDGRASLRNLAEQLDVSVTTVSNHLSDLEDAGVVQGYTPRVDYDALGYDVTAIIQLKVEGHALPEVTDRLRDHDRMISVYEVTGDYDIIAVGKFADTDGMNEQIKLLLNDEDVNESNTSVVLATASEHDQFALDVED; encoded by the coding sequence ATGACGTACGAGAACCTCGACGTGGAACTCGTGAACGCCCTCCTCGACGACGGCCGGGCCAGCCTCCGGAACCTGGCCGAGCAGCTCGACGTGTCGGTGACCACCGTCTCGAACCACCTCTCCGACCTGGAGGACGCCGGCGTCGTGCAGGGGTACACCCCGCGAGTGGACTACGACGCGCTGGGCTACGACGTGACCGCCATCATCCAGCTCAAGGTCGAGGGCCACGCGCTCCCGGAGGTCACCGACCGGCTCCGGGACCACGACCGGATGATCAGCGTCTACGAGGTCACCGGCGACTACGACATCATCGCCGTCGGGAAGTTCGCCGACACCGACGGGATGAACGAGCAGATAAAGCTGCTGCTCAACGACGAGGACGTCAACGAGAGCAACACGAGCGTCGTGCTCGCAACCGCGAGCGAACACGACCAGTTCGCGCTCGACGTCGAGGACTGA
- a CDS encoding lamin tail domain-containing protein has translation MRHDLGASRRAAVALLAVVAVASLAGCLGGTAPNADATARTATHGTPQAGDDGGTGNLTLHFIHVGQGGSVLVVGPTGETLLYDTGNWNDDGEHVLDYLRRQNITRIDYLVTSHADADHVGGHAAVIDYFETEARGVGAVYDPGIAAASRTYESYLDAVEEHDVTLYRARAGDRIPLAGASVRVLGPPEGYLADRDRNENSLVLRVARGNASALLTGDAEREAEAYLTERYDALLNATILAAGHHGSNTSTGPALLAEVTPRAAAVQSAYDSPYGHPHREVLERLAARGVRTYWTAVHGTVAFETDGERVAVRTQSDAPTDPLELRRADPVAPSADGPLERRAVFPVGDFAPRPTAVADGGTQTETGGPTAALELAGVHADAAGDEYENLNDEYVVLRNDGDRPLDLSGWTVADEADHEYAFPSETTLGPGKTLTLRTGSGRDEDGEYHWNADAPVWNNAGDTVFVRTDEGRLVLEAEYDG, from the coding sequence ATGCGACATGACCTCGGAGCGTCACGCCGCGCGGCGGTCGCGCTCCTCGCGGTCGTCGCCGTCGCGTCGCTCGCGGGGTGTCTCGGCGGCACCGCGCCGAACGCGGACGCGACCGCGCGGACCGCGACCCACGGGACTCCGCAGGCGGGCGACGACGGCGGGACCGGTAACCTCACACTCCACTTCATCCACGTCGGCCAGGGCGGCAGCGTCCTCGTGGTCGGCCCGACCGGCGAGACGCTGCTGTACGACACCGGCAACTGGAACGACGACGGCGAGCACGTCCTGGACTACCTCCGACGGCAGAACATCACCAGAATCGACTACCTCGTGACCTCCCACGCCGACGCCGACCACGTCGGCGGGCACGCCGCGGTCATCGACTACTTCGAGACCGAGGCCCGCGGCGTCGGCGCGGTGTACGACCCGGGCATCGCGGCGGCCTCCCGGACCTACGAGTCGTACCTCGACGCCGTCGAGGAGCACGACGTGACCCTCTACCGGGCCCGGGCCGGCGACCGGATTCCGCTGGCGGGCGCGTCGGTCCGGGTGCTCGGGCCGCCCGAGGGGTATCTCGCGGACCGGGACCGCAACGAGAACAGCCTCGTCCTGCGGGTCGCCCGTGGGAACGCGAGCGCGCTCCTGACCGGCGACGCCGAGCGCGAGGCCGAGGCGTACCTGACCGAACGCTACGACGCGCTGTTGAACGCCACGATACTGGCGGCCGGACACCACGGGTCGAACACCAGCACCGGTCCCGCACTCCTCGCCGAAGTCACGCCGCGGGCGGCCGCCGTCCAGAGCGCCTACGACTCGCCGTACGGCCACCCGCACCGGGAGGTCCTCGAACGCCTCGCGGCGCGCGGCGTCCGGACCTACTGGACCGCGGTCCACGGAACCGTCGCGTTCGAGACCGACGGCGAGCGCGTCGCGGTCCGGACCCAGTCCGACGCGCCGACCGACCCGCTCGAACTCCGGCGCGCGGACCCCGTCGCCCCGAGCGCGGACGGTCCGCTCGAACGCCGCGCGGTGTTCCCGGTCGGCGACTTCGCTCCGCGGCCGACCGCAGTTGCGGACGGGGGAACGCAGACCGAGACCGGTGGGCCGACCGCCGCCCTCGAACTCGCCGGAGTCCACGCGGACGCGGCCGGCGACGAGTACGAGAACCTGAACGACGAGTACGTCGTCCTCAGGAACGACGGCGACCGTCCGCTCGACCTCTCGGGGTGGACCGTCGCCGACGAGGCGGACCACGAGTACGCGTTCCCATCGGAGACGACGCTCGGGCCGGGCAAGACGCTGACGCTCCGAACGGGGAGCGGTCGGGACGAAGACGGGGAGTACCACTGGAACGCCGACGCGCCGGTCTGGAACAACGCGGGTGACACGGTTTTCGTCCGGACCGACGAAGGCCGACTCGTGCTGGAGGCCGAGTATGACGGGTGA
- a CDS encoding DUF3006 domain-containing protein: MTGDRNAPDRSPVPDGGGSERRDAVPDGRYVAVLDRFEATDPADDGRELAVLLLESGEEVVAERAIPAWRLPEDARRQDAVLELAVSSGHVTSLSYDPDATERRADGAQSRFDALAERPESDAAGETDESADGSDESADDAQ, translated from the coding sequence ATGACGGGTGACCGGAACGCTCCCGACCGCAGCCCCGTCCCGGACGGCGGCGGGTCCGAGCGCCGCGACGCGGTCCCAGACGGCCGGTACGTCGCGGTCCTCGACCGGTTCGAGGCGACCGACCCGGCCGACGACGGCCGGGAGCTGGCGGTCCTGCTGCTGGAATCCGGCGAGGAGGTCGTGGCCGAGCGAGCGATCCCGGCGTGGCGGCTCCCCGAGGACGCGCGGCGACAGGACGCCGTTCTGGAACTCGCGGTGAGCAGCGGCCACGTCACCTCGCTGTCCTACGACCCCGACGCGACCGAGCGGCGCGCCGACGGGGCCCAGTCGCGGTTCGACGCGCTCGCGGAGCGGCCCGAGTCCGACGCGGCGGGCGAGACGGACGAGAGCGCGGACGGGTCGGACGAGAGCGCGGACGACGCGCAGTAG
- a CDS encoding 6-pyruvoyl trahydropterin synthase family protein has protein sequence MSRRVLQSSVDESDARTLYVGRDRPIRISAGHRILHHEGKCSRPHGHNYEITVKVVGELREEGWVVDKGDITSVLSEWDHRFLLEAGDPLVEAFEASGDDDAVVVLADPPTAEVMSAVLERRLAEELPDTVSEVAVQVSETAELCGGATF, from the coding sequence ATGTCTCGGCGAGTATTGCAGTCCTCCGTCGACGAGTCCGACGCGCGCACGCTCTACGTCGGTCGAGATCGGCCGATCCGAATCAGCGCCGGCCACCGCATCCTGCACCACGAGGGCAAGTGCAGCCGCCCCCACGGCCACAACTACGAGATCACCGTGAAGGTCGTCGGCGAACTGCGCGAGGAGGGGTGGGTCGTCGACAAGGGCGATATTACCTCGGTGCTCTCCGAGTGGGACCACAGGTTCCTGCTGGAGGCCGGCGACCCGCTGGTCGAGGCGTTCGAGGCGTCGGGCGACGACGACGCCGTGGTCGTGTTGGCGGACCCGCCGACCGCGGAGGTGATGAGCGCGGTGCTGGAGCGCCGGCTCGCGGAGGAACTGCCCGACACCGTCTCGGAGGTCGCGGTCCAGGTGAGCGAGACGGCCGAGCTCTGCGGCGGGGCGACGTTCTGA
- a CDS encoding 7-carboxy-7-deazaguanine synthase QueE, with product MPVSSDVVEADESADRASEGDALPINELFESLQGEGRLAGVPSVFVRTSGCNLRCWFCDSYLTSWEPTHATMSVDEVLAEVESRDADHVVVTGGEPLLHDEVVSLLRELDTRGYHTTVETNGTIHRDAPIDLASISPKLASSTPTAERDPKGAGEWAERHEERRVDLDALTALVESHDFQLKFVVSERDDVDDITDLLGRLREEAAVEIRDTDVLVMPEGATRERIAETRPVAAELAQEYGFRYTPRLHVTLWNDAPET from the coding sequence ATGCCGGTCTCCAGCGACGTGGTCGAGGCGGACGAGAGCGCGGACCGCGCGAGCGAGGGCGACGCTCTCCCGATAAACGAACTGTTCGAGTCGCTCCAGGGCGAGGGCCGACTCGCGGGCGTCCCGAGCGTCTTCGTCCGCACCTCGGGCTGCAACCTCCGGTGCTGGTTCTGCGACTCCTACCTCACCTCGTGGGAGCCGACCCACGCGACGATGAGCGTCGACGAGGTCCTGGCCGAGGTCGAGTCCCGCGACGCCGACCACGTGGTCGTCACGGGCGGGGAACCCCTGCTCCACGACGAGGTCGTTTCGCTGCTCCGCGAACTCGACACCAGGGGTTACCATACCACCGTCGAGACCAACGGGACCATCCACCGGGACGCGCCAATCGACCTCGCCAGCATCAGCCCGAAGCTGGCGTCGAGCACGCCCACCGCCGAACGGGACCCGAAGGGAGCGGGCGAGTGGGCCGAGCGCCACGAGGAGCGCCGCGTCGACCTCGACGCGCTGACGGCGCTGGTGGAGTCGCACGACTTCCAGCTCAAGTTCGTCGTCAGCGAGCGCGACGACGTCGACGATATCACGGACTTGCTCGGCCGACTCCGCGAGGAAGCCGCCGTCGAGATCCGCGACACCGACGTCCTCGTGATGCCCGAAGGGGCGACTCGCGAACGCATCGCCGAGACCCGACCGGTCGCTGCCGAACTCGCCCAGGAGTACGGCTTCCGGTACACGCCCCGCCTCCACGTCACCCTCTGGAACGACGCCCCGGAGACGTGA
- the queC gene encoding 7-cyano-7-deazaguanine synthase QueC, whose translation MTAPHEWSDVTSTDDSRPTDEPTEGRAVVLASGGMDSATAAYLADEEGYDLYLLHTSYGQQTEGKEYECARRLAEEIDAADFLRVETGHLAAIGNSSLTDDEMDVADADLDSEEVPTSYVPFRNANLLAMATSYAEANGCEAVFIGAHSEDFSGYPDCRPAFFDAFRRVIDAGTKDETDIELRAPFVEWSKTDIAERGTELGVPYEHTWSCYRAESPACGTCDACAFRLQAFQNVGVRDPIEYEERPEYAD comes from the coding sequence ATGACGGCCCCGCACGAGTGGTCGGACGTGACCAGCACCGACGACTCCCGACCGACCGACGAACCGACCGAGGGGCGCGCGGTCGTCCTCGCATCCGGCGGGATGGACAGCGCCACCGCGGCCTACCTCGCCGACGAGGAGGGGTACGACCTCTACCTGCTCCACACCTCCTACGGCCAGCAGACCGAGGGCAAGGAGTACGAGTGCGCCCGGCGGCTCGCCGAGGAGATCGACGCCGCCGACTTCCTCCGGGTCGAGACCGGCCACCTCGCCGCCATCGGGAACTCCAGCCTCACCGACGACGAGATGGACGTGGCCGACGCCGACCTCGACTCCGAGGAGGTCCCGACGTCGTACGTCCCGTTCCGGAACGCCAACCTGCTCGCGATGGCGACCTCCTACGCCGAGGCCAACGGCTGCGAGGCGGTCTTCATCGGCGCCCACAGCGAGGACTTCTCGGGGTACCCCGACTGCCGGCCGGCGTTCTTCGACGCGTTCCGGCGGGTCATCGACGCCGGCACGAAGGACGAGACCGACATCGAGCTCCGCGCGCCGTTCGTCGAGTGGTCGAAGACCGACATCGCCGAGCGCGGGACCGAACTCGGCGTCCCCTACGAGCACACCTGGAGCTGCTACCGGGCCGAGTCGCCGGCGTGCGGGACCTGCGACGCCTGCGCGTTCCGGCTCCAGGCGTTCCAGAACGTCGGCGTGCGCGACCCCATCGAGTACGAGGAACGGCCGGAGTACGCGGACTGA
- a CDS encoding COG1470 family protein, with product MTRTLSRLAIVGIALLVVASAVPLPAPVGTAAAAEHSFVVEQGSQCYEVSPLQGDEDAVSFYDYRTADGSPAWYSSNMPDRFTRDDASRLFLYEGPDGVSLVIVHNENGGDGAGSAATFRFDGLPGGGEWVVDDDSYPGQDDRFARDRIDWSWAGQRTDGAVFRGLDRDGTEVTVEAAFDEDAALYDEPVDRTGDTDAWQFLAGSIDDPSAVDLDASAPVTVRTGHCGPDETAPSAALDGEDGVVGSPVTFDAGDSSDDRTIAEFRWDFDGDGEVDETSTDPTIRHTYEAADTYEASVTVVDEAGNADTAAVSVTIETDDPPEAAFRTDGSAVQGFPVSFDATGSDDDRGVEEYRWDFDGDGEVDETTGDATVSYTYEEAGDHEVGLTVVDTAGQNATASRTVSVGEDEPPEPVIQVESPETPVEGQEVVFNASASTDDTGIAEYRWTFAGGDTETGERVAHSFDGNGTFTVTLEVVDEGDNNATAESEVSVRPTDETDPSAALEANPTDVAANDQVQFDASDSSDEQTNIEEYRWNFDGEGGPEQTTDDATVTRAYDSPGTYDAVVTVVDAGGNEDSANVTVEVRERDTTDPNAALSVEPNETETGREVEFDASGSSDSGTGVEEYRWDFDGDGQVDDTTGDATVTHTYNTPDTYDATVTVADEDNNTDPASVSVRVDQNRQAKDDKDDGGSDGGSIGGGGGGGGGGGGSYGPPPVVTQVESKGPNAGLVDVRNARSDETVEAGLPESEVAARTGVAFRQVAVDLDSDDPHFAVETSRPAEGVTAAALPADVTLGSLSVGAKYLRTEQVTGVAYEVAVERSRLADAGLAPADLTAYRRTGGEWTAVNTTVASRGKTVVIRAETDGFAPIAVGGDRSVTVADATLDATGLAADEPVSVTATLRNEGETAVPYRANLTADGEVVATKTVEVPAGETTNVTVEQTLSPGTHSIALDSTSVGDATVADPGPDIGVAEVSLNDSSIAAGERVEITASVRNDGSEPGERTVALTLFGEQIATKTVRVPAHETERVTFVRSVNAAGNYTAKVGDASASLAVESAENGDGNSSAPSAPIPGFGVGAAVTALVAALLLLRNRR from the coding sequence ATGACTCGGACACTATCGCGGCTCGCTATCGTCGGTATCGCCCTGCTGGTCGTCGCGTCCGCGGTGCCCCTCCCGGCTCCCGTCGGGACCGCGGCGGCCGCCGAACACAGTTTCGTCGTCGAACAGGGAAGCCAGTGTTACGAGGTGTCGCCGCTCCAGGGCGACGAGGACGCGGTGTCGTTCTACGACTACCGGACCGCCGACGGCTCTCCCGCGTGGTACAGTTCGAACATGCCCGACCGGTTCACGCGGGACGACGCCAGCCGACTGTTCCTCTACGAGGGTCCCGACGGCGTGAGCCTGGTAATCGTCCACAACGAGAACGGCGGCGACGGCGCCGGAAGCGCCGCCACGTTCCGGTTCGACGGCCTCCCGGGCGGCGGCGAGTGGGTCGTCGATGACGACAGCTATCCGGGCCAGGACGACCGGTTCGCCCGGGACCGCATCGACTGGTCGTGGGCCGGCCAGCGGACCGACGGCGCGGTCTTCCGGGGGCTCGACCGCGACGGCACCGAGGTCACCGTCGAGGCGGCGTTCGACGAGGACGCCGCGCTCTACGACGAGCCGGTCGACCGGACGGGGGACACCGACGCGTGGCAGTTCCTCGCCGGCAGCATCGACGACCCGAGCGCGGTCGACCTCGACGCGAGTGCCCCCGTCACCGTCCGGACCGGTCACTGCGGCCCCGACGAGACCGCCCCGAGCGCGGCGCTCGACGGAGAGGACGGCGTGGTCGGCTCGCCCGTGACCTTCGACGCCGGCGACTCCTCGGACGACCGCACCATCGCGGAGTTCCGGTGGGACTTCGACGGCGACGGCGAGGTCGACGAGACCTCGACCGACCCGACGATTCGGCACACGTACGAGGCGGCGGACACCTACGAGGCCTCCGTGACCGTCGTCGACGAGGCCGGGAACGCCGACACCGCGGCGGTCAGCGTGACGATCGAGACCGACGACCCGCCGGAGGCGGCGTTCCGGACCGACGGCAGCGCGGTCCAGGGCTTCCCGGTCAGCTTCGACGCCACCGGCTCCGACGACGACCGCGGCGTCGAGGAGTACCGGTGGGACTTCGACGGCGACGGCGAGGTCGACGAGACGACCGGCGACGCGACGGTCAGCTACACGTACGAGGAGGCCGGCGACCACGAGGTCGGCCTGACGGTCGTCGACACCGCGGGCCAGAACGCGACCGCGTCCCGGACCGTCTCGGTCGGCGAGGACGAGCCCCCGGAACCGGTGATCCAGGTCGAGTCGCCCGAAACTCCGGTCGAAGGCCAGGAGGTCGTCTTCAACGCGAGCGCGTCGACCGACGACACCGGCATCGCGGAGTACCGCTGGACGTTCGCGGGCGGGGATACCGAGACCGGCGAGCGGGTCGCCCACTCTTTCGATGGCAACGGGACGTTCACGGTGACGTTGGAGGTCGTCGACGAGGGCGACAACAACGCCACCGCGGAGAGCGAGGTCTCCGTCAGGCCGACCGACGAAACGGACCCCAGCGCCGCACTCGAGGCGAACCCGACCGACGTCGCCGCGAACGACCAGGTCCAGTTCGACGCGAGTGACTCGAGCGACGAGCAGACCAACATCGAGGAGTACCGGTGGAACTTCGACGGCGAGGGCGGCCCCGAGCAGACAACGGACGACGCGACTGTCACCCGCGCGTACGACTCGCCGGGCACCTACGACGCGGTCGTGACCGTGGTCGACGCCGGCGGGAACGAGGACAGCGCGAACGTGACCGTCGAGGTCCGGGAGCGCGACACGACCGATCCGAACGCCGCACTCTCCGTCGAACCCAACGAGACCGAGACGGGGAGGGAAGTCGAGTTCGACGCGAGCGGGTCGTCCGACAGCGGGACCGGTGTCGAGGAGTACCGGTGGGACTTCGACGGCGACGGTCAGGTCGACGACACCACCGGCGACGCGACGGTCACGCACACGTACAACACGCCGGACACGTACGATGCCACGGTGACCGTCGCCGACGAGGACAACAACACCGACCCCGCGAGCGTCTCGGTCCGCGTCGACCAGAACCGGCAGGCGAAGGATGACAAGGACGACGGCGGCAGCGACGGCGGGAGTATCGGGGGCGGAGGCGGTGGCGGTGGCGGCGGAGGCGGTAGCTACGGCCCGCCGCCGGTCGTCACGCAGGTCGAGTCGAAAGGTCCGAACGCGGGACTCGTCGACGTCCGGAACGCCCGGAGCGACGAGACGGTCGAGGCCGGCCTGCCCGAGAGCGAGGTCGCCGCCCGAACCGGCGTCGCGTTCCGACAGGTCGCGGTCGACCTGGACAGCGACGACCCGCACTTCGCGGTCGAGACGTCGCGGCCCGCCGAGGGCGTCACCGCGGCCGCGCTCCCCGCCGACGTGACGCTCGGGTCGCTGTCGGTCGGCGCGAAGTACCTCCGGACCGAACAGGTGACCGGGGTCGCCTACGAGGTGGCGGTCGAGCGCTCCCGGCTCGCCGACGCCGGGCTCGCGCCGGCGGACCTGACCGCCTACCGGCGCACCGGCGGCGAGTGGACGGCGGTCAACACCACGGTCGCCTCGCGCGGGAAGACCGTCGTCATCCGGGCCGAGACCGACGGCTTCGCCCCCATCGCGGTCGGCGGCGATCGGTCGGTGACGGTCGCCGACGCGACGCTCGACGCGACCGGCCTCGCGGCCGACGAACCCGTCTCCGTCACCGCGACGCTCCGGAACGAGGGCGAGACGGCCGTCCCGTACCGGGCGAACCTCACGGCCGACGGCGAGGTGGTCGCGACGAAGACGGTCGAAGTGCCCGCGGGCGAGACGACGAACGTCACGGTCGAACAGACGCTGTCCCCGGGGACCCACAGCATCGCGCTCGATTCCACCTCGGTCGGCGACGCGACGGTGGCCGACCCCGGCCCCGACATCGGCGTGGCCGAGGTGTCGCTCAACGACTCGTCCATCGCGGCGGGCGAGCGGGTCGAGATCACCGCCTCGGTCCGCAACGACGGCAGCGAACCGGGCGAGCGGACGGTCGCGCTGACGCTGTTCGGCGAGCAGATCGCGACGAAGACGGTCCGCGTGCCGGCCCACGAGACCGAGCGGGTCACCTTCGTCCGGTCGGTCAACGCCGCCGGAAACTACACCGCGAAGGTGGGCGACGCCTCGGCGTCGCTGGCGGTCGAGTCCGCGGAGAACGGGGACGGCAATTCATCGGCGCCGAGCGCGCCCATCCCCGGCTTCGGCGTCGGCGCGGCGGTGACGGCGCTGGTCGCGGCGCTGCTTCTACTTAGAAACCGGAGATAG